A single region of the Brassica rapa cultivar Chiifu-401-42 chromosome A03, CAAS_Brap_v3.01, whole genome shotgun sequence genome encodes:
- the LOC103856978 gene encoding transcription termination factor MTERF9, chloroplastic isoform X2, which produces MAGFSFSCFCFINPPILFTLPSESPLFLLGSGKDSPATRRRARKLVVSNAHSNPKIINPKKKSRYGQTLSPYDSDEEEELDDESDDDDDDWLLNDDFAEVTEYEKKKPKSQKTTIAKKGVKEAVKSWETDEDDLDNASDKKKKVSTRKHVAKLYPRLSEEIDIDPKWVPLLDYLSTFGLKESHFVQMYERHMPSLQINVVSAQERLDYLLSVGVKHRDIKRMLLRQPQILQYTVENNLKAHISFLMGLGIPNSKIGQIVAVTPSLFSYSVENSLRPTIRYLIEEVGINENDVGKVVQLSPQILVQRLDITWNTRYMFLSKELGAPRDSVVKMVKRHPQILHYSIDDGFLPRINFLRSIGMCNSDILKVLTSLTQVLSLSLEDNLKPKYMYLVNELKNEVHILTKYPMYLSLSLDQRIRPRHRFLVELKKVRKGPFPLSSLVPNDESFCQQWAGTSVDKYLAFRQRLLLKDFANKYEKRG; this is translated from the exons ATGGCGGGTTTCTCATTCTCCTGCTTCTGCTTCATAAACCCACCAATCCTCTTCACTCTCCCCTCGGAATCACCTCTCTTTCTTCTCGGTTCCGGCAAAGATTCGCCGGCGACGAGACGGCGAGCCAGAAAGCTCGTCGTATCGAACGCACACTCTAACCCCAAGATTATAAACCCGAAGAAGAAGTCTAGGTATGGGCAGACGTTGTCTCCGTATGACAGCGACGAAGAGGAAGAGCTTGATGATGAGagtgacgatgatgatgatgactggTTACTCAAT gaTGACTTCGCAGAGGTGACAGAGTATGAAAAGAAGAAACCAAAGTCACAGAAGACAACCATTGCTAAGAAAG GTGTGAAGGAGGCCGTGAAAAGTTGGGAAACTGATGAAGACGACTTAGATAATGCCTctgacaagaagaagaag GTGAGCACGAGGAAACACGTCGCCAAACTATACCCTCGTCTCTCAGAAGAGATCGATATAGACCCCAAATGGGTACCTCTTCTGGACTACTTGAGCACATTCGGTCTGAAAGAGTCGCACTTCGTTCAAATGTACGAGCGCCACATGCCATCTCTCCAGATCAATGTGGTATCAGCGCAAGAGAGGCTCGACTACTTGCTGAGCGTCGGTGTCAAACACAGAGACATCAAGAGAATGCTGTTGAGACAACCACAGATACTTCAGTACACGGTTGAGAACAACCTCAAAGCTCACATTTCCTTTCTGATGGGACTTGGGATCCCCAATTCCAAAATAGGACAGATAGTTGCCGTAACCCCGTCTCTGTTCTCTTACAGCGTCGAGAACTCCCTGAGACCCACCATAAGGTATTTGATCGAAGAGGTTGGGATAAACGAGAATGATGTAGGCAAAGTTGTGCAGCTTAGCCCTCAGATTCTTGTTCAGAGGCTTGATATAACGTGGAACACTCGTTACATGTTCCTCTCCAAGGAGTTGGGAGCGCCTAGGGACAGTGTGGTGAAGATGGTCAAGAGACATCCGCAGATTCTTCACTACAGTATTGATGATGGGTTCTTGCCTCGGATCAATTTCCTTAGAAGCATTGGGATGTGCAATTCTGATATATTGAAAGTCTTAACTAGCCTTACACAG GTTTTGTCTCTCTCACTGGAGGATAATCTGAAGCCTAAGTACATGTATTTGGTCAATGAGCTGAAGAACGAAGTGCACATTTTGACTAAATATCCGATGTATCTGAGCTTGTCCTTGGACCAAAGGATACGCCCGCGGCACCGGTTCTTGGTTGAGTTGAAGAAAGTGCGGAAAGGGCCGTTCCCTCTTAGCTCACTGGTTCCAAACGATGAGAGCTTTTGTCAACAGTGGGCTGGAACCAGTGTAGATAAGTATCTCGCTTTTCGTCAGAGACTATTACTCAAGGATTTTGCAAACAAGTATGAAAAGAGaggataa
- the LOC103856979 gene encoding probable WRKY transcription factor 20 isoform X1, producing the protein MDPDVSNRVDCSESRRDSSGGGARYKLMSPAKLPISRSTCITTIPPGLSPTSFLESPVLLSNIKAEPSPTTGSLFKPHAVHANSSSYTARTIRHNILDEKNSNESFEFRPPPASTMFYAELVDKQRSEAHSFKHSPSSATEAASSSEISPQNALPHQTTPPGSERSDQDESRGSAPSTLADDGYNWRKYGQKHVKGSEFPRSYYKCTHPNCEVKKVFERSHEGQITEIVYKGTHDHPKPQPSRRNSGGLVMPAQEERLDKCSSLNGRDGNYTYNLSPPVEPNGNDDGGDLANRNNDDVEDNDPFSKRRKVDGAMEVTALVKPIREPRVVVQTLSEVDILDDGYKWRKYGQKVVRGNPNPRSYYKCTATGCPVRKHVERASHDPKAVITTYEGKHNHDVPMVRSNNSHHELLAPRFRPEETTSTVSLHLGVGIASGCPDHTSNEHPHQQKPAGFMFVHGPSMGSYYANSLNVRLNNQI; encoded by the exons ATGGACCCGGATGTTTCTAACAGGGTCGACTGTTCTGAATCTAGACGCGATTCATCCGGTGGTGGAGCCAGGTATAAGCTCATGTCTCCGGCGAAACTCCCGATCTCGAGGTCCACTTGCATCACTAccattcctcctggtttgagtCCGACTTCGTTTCTTGAGTCTCCTGTTCTTCTCTCCAACATCAAG gCAGAACCTTCTCCTACTACTGGTTCACTGTTCAAACCTCATGCAGTTCACGCTAACTCCAGCTCCTATACAGCAAGAACAATCCGTCATAATATCTTAGACGAGAAAAACTCCAACGAATCTTTTGAGTTTAGACCTCCTCCTGCATCCACTATG TTCTATGCAGAGCTAGTAGACAAGCAGAGAAGTGAAGCGCACAGTTTCAAACACTCACCATCTTCAGCCACTGAAGCTGCATCTTCAAGTGAGATTAGCCCACAAAATGCTCTTCCTCATCAGACAACACCACCAGGCTCCGAGAGATCTGATCAAGATGAATCCAGAGGAAGTGCACCGTCTACATTGGCTGATGATGGATACAATTGGAGAAAATACGGTCAAAAGCACGTCAAGGGAAGTGAGTTTCCAAGGAGTTATTATAAATGCACGCATCCTAACTGTGAGGTTAAAAAGGTTTTCGAAAGGTCACACGAAGGGCAGATCACTGAGATTGTATACAAGGGGACTCATGACCATCCTAAACCTCAGCCTAGTCGCCGGAACTCAGGTGGTCTTGTTATGCCGGCACAAGAAGAAAGACTGGACAAGTGTTCTTCTCTCAATGGCCGAGATGGTAACTATACATACAACCTGTCTCCTCCTGTTGAACCAAACGGAAATGATGATGGTGGAGATCTTGCAAATAGGAATAACGATGACGTTGAGGACAATGATCCATTCTCAAAACGAAG GAAGGTGGATGGGGCGATGGAAGTAACTGCACTAGTGAAACCGATAAGAGAGCCACGAGTTGTTGTTCAAACTCTGAGTGAAGTTGACATATTGGATGATGGGTATAAGTGGCGTAAATACGGTCAGAAAGTTGTTCGAGGCAACCCTAATCCCAG GAGCTATTACAAATGCACGGCTACTGGATGCCCAGTGAGAAAACATGTGGAGAGAGCGTCACACGATCCAAAAGCTGTTATAACCACGTACGAAGGCAAACACAATCATGATGTACCGATGGTAAGGTCTAACAACAGCCACCATGAGTTGTTAGCGCCTAGATTCAGACCAGAAGAGACCACCAGCACAGTCAGCCTCCACTTGGGTGTTGGAATAGCATCTGGCTGTCCTGACCATACATCAAATGAGCATCCACATCAACAAAAGCCTGCTGGATTCATGTTTGTTCATGGACCTTCCATGGGATCATACTATGCTAATAGCTTGAACGTGAGATTGAATAATCAAATATAA
- the LOC103856978 gene encoding transcription termination factor MTERF9, chloroplastic isoform X1, whose translation MAGFSFSCFCFINPPILFTLPSESPLFLLGSGKDSPATRRRARKLVVSNAHSNPKIINPKKKSRYGQTLSPYDSDEEEELDDESDDDDDDWLLNDDFAEVTEYEKKKPKSQKTTIAKKGVKEAVKSWETDEDDLDNASDKKKKVEKDSWRLDGRGKVSTRKHVAKLYPRLSEEIDIDPKWVPLLDYLSTFGLKESHFVQMYERHMPSLQINVVSAQERLDYLLSVGVKHRDIKRMLLRQPQILQYTVENNLKAHISFLMGLGIPNSKIGQIVAVTPSLFSYSVENSLRPTIRYLIEEVGINENDVGKVVQLSPQILVQRLDITWNTRYMFLSKELGAPRDSVVKMVKRHPQILHYSIDDGFLPRINFLRSIGMCNSDILKVLTSLTQVLSLSLEDNLKPKYMYLVNELKNEVHILTKYPMYLSLSLDQRIRPRHRFLVELKKVRKGPFPLSSLVPNDESFCQQWAGTSVDKYLAFRQRLLLKDFANKYEKRG comes from the exons ATGGCGGGTTTCTCATTCTCCTGCTTCTGCTTCATAAACCCACCAATCCTCTTCACTCTCCCCTCGGAATCACCTCTCTTTCTTCTCGGTTCCGGCAAAGATTCGCCGGCGACGAGACGGCGAGCCAGAAAGCTCGTCGTATCGAACGCACACTCTAACCCCAAGATTATAAACCCGAAGAAGAAGTCTAGGTATGGGCAGACGTTGTCTCCGTATGACAGCGACGAAGAGGAAGAGCTTGATGATGAGagtgacgatgatgatgatgactggTTACTCAAT gaTGACTTCGCAGAGGTGACAGAGTATGAAAAGAAGAAACCAAAGTCACAGAAGACAACCATTGCTAAGAAAG GTGTGAAGGAGGCCGTGAAAAGTTGGGAAACTGATGAAGACGACTTAGATAATGCCTctgacaagaagaagaaggtggagAAGGATTCTTGGCGTTTAGATGGCCGTGGAAAG GTGAGCACGAGGAAACACGTCGCCAAACTATACCCTCGTCTCTCAGAAGAGATCGATATAGACCCCAAATGGGTACCTCTTCTGGACTACTTGAGCACATTCGGTCTGAAAGAGTCGCACTTCGTTCAAATGTACGAGCGCCACATGCCATCTCTCCAGATCAATGTGGTATCAGCGCAAGAGAGGCTCGACTACTTGCTGAGCGTCGGTGTCAAACACAGAGACATCAAGAGAATGCTGTTGAGACAACCACAGATACTTCAGTACACGGTTGAGAACAACCTCAAAGCTCACATTTCCTTTCTGATGGGACTTGGGATCCCCAATTCCAAAATAGGACAGATAGTTGCCGTAACCCCGTCTCTGTTCTCTTACAGCGTCGAGAACTCCCTGAGACCCACCATAAGGTATTTGATCGAAGAGGTTGGGATAAACGAGAATGATGTAGGCAAAGTTGTGCAGCTTAGCCCTCAGATTCTTGTTCAGAGGCTTGATATAACGTGGAACACTCGTTACATGTTCCTCTCCAAGGAGTTGGGAGCGCCTAGGGACAGTGTGGTGAAGATGGTCAAGAGACATCCGCAGATTCTTCACTACAGTATTGATGATGGGTTCTTGCCTCGGATCAATTTCCTTAGAAGCATTGGGATGTGCAATTCTGATATATTGAAAGTCTTAACTAGCCTTACACAG GTTTTGTCTCTCTCACTGGAGGATAATCTGAAGCCTAAGTACATGTATTTGGTCAATGAGCTGAAGAACGAAGTGCACATTTTGACTAAATATCCGATGTATCTGAGCTTGTCCTTGGACCAAAGGATACGCCCGCGGCACCGGTTCTTGGTTGAGTTGAAGAAAGTGCGGAAAGGGCCGTTCCCTCTTAGCTCACTGGTTCCAAACGATGAGAGCTTTTGTCAACAGTGGGCTGGAACCAGTGTAGATAAGTATCTCGCTTTTCGTCAGAGACTATTACTCAAGGATTTTGCAAACAAGTATGAAAAGAGaggataa
- the LOC103856980 gene encoding probable serine/threonine-protein kinase WNK11 — MMPPSDPSDKDSEPFVETDPTGRYGRYDELLGSGAVKKVYRAFDQEEGIEVAWNQVKLSCFSDDPAMTERLYSEVRLLKSLKNSSIIALYKVWRDEWSNTLNFITEICTSGNLREYRKKHRHVSMRALKKWSKQILKGLVYLHTHDPCIIHRDLNCSNVFVNGNIGQVKIGDLGLAAIVGKNHSAHSILGTPEFMAPELYDEYYTEMIDIYSYGMCVLELVSLEIPYSECDSVAKIYRKVTSGVKPEALKKVKDVEAKAFIEKCINAKPKARPSAAELLRDPFFDGIVDDDDDENNDVNGTGRVVS; from the exons ATG ATGCCTCCTTCCGATCCTTCAGATAAGGACTCCGAGCCGTTCGTGGAAACGGATCCCACCGGCAGATACGGCCGTTACGACGAGCTCCTAGGCTCCGGCGCCGTCAAAAAAGTCTACAGAGCCTTCGACCAAGAGGAAGGCATCGAAGTCGCGTGGAACCAAGTCAAGCTCAGCTGCTTCTCCGACGACCCCGCCATGACCGAGAGGCTCTACTCGGAGGTGAGGCTCCTCAAGAGCCTCAAGAACAGCAGCATCATCGCCTTGTACAAGGTGTGGAGAGACGAGTGGAGTAATACTTTGAACTTCATCACCGAGATTTGTACCTCTGGGAACTTGAGAGAGTATAGGAAGAAGCATAGACACGTGTCAATGAGAGCTTTAAAGAAGTGGTCTAAGCAGATACTTAAGGGATTGGTTTATCTCCATACTCATGATCCTTGCATCATCCATAGGGATCTTAACTGCAGCAACGTTTTCGTTAATGGTAACATCGGTcag GTTAAGATTGGCGATCTTGGATTGGCTGCGATCGTGGGGAAGAACCATTCAGCTCACTCGATCCTCGGCACACCAGAGTTCATGGCTCCTGAGCTGTACGACGAGTATTACACTGAGATGATTGACATATACTCGTACGGGATGTGCGTTTTGGAGCTTGTGTCGCTCGAGATTCCGTACAGCGAATGCGATAGCGTGGCGAAGATATACAGAAAGGTGACCAGTGGAGTCAAGCCAGAGGCTCTGAAGAAAGTGAAGGATGTGGAAGCGAAGGCCTTTATTGAGAAGTGCATTAATGCGAAACCCAAGGCGAGACCTTCTGCAGCTGAGCTTCTTCGTGACCCGTTTTTTGATGGGAttgtagatgatgatgatgatgaaaacaATGATGTTAATGGAACTGGTCGTGTTGTTTCTTGA
- the LOC103856979 gene encoding probable WRKY transcription factor 20 isoform X2, which translates to MDPDVSNRVDCSESRRDSSGGGARYKLMSPAKLPISRSTCITTIPPGLSPTSFLESPVLLSNIKAEPSPTTGSLFKPHAVHANSSSYTARTIRHNILDEKNSNESFEFRPPPASTMFYAELVDKQRSSATEAASSSEISPQNALPHQTTPPGSERSDQDESRGSAPSTLADDGYNWRKYGQKHVKGSEFPRSYYKCTHPNCEVKKVFERSHEGQITEIVYKGTHDHPKPQPSRRNSGGLVMPAQEERLDKCSSLNGRDGNYTYNLSPPVEPNGNDDGGDLANRNNDDVEDNDPFSKRRKVDGAMEVTALVKPIREPRVVVQTLSEVDILDDGYKWRKYGQKVVRGNPNPRSYYKCTATGCPVRKHVERASHDPKAVITTYEGKHNHDVPMVRSNNSHHELLAPRFRPEETTSTVSLHLGVGIASGCPDHTSNEHPHQQKPAGFMFVHGPSMGSYYANSLNVRLNNQI; encoded by the exons ATGGACCCGGATGTTTCTAACAGGGTCGACTGTTCTGAATCTAGACGCGATTCATCCGGTGGTGGAGCCAGGTATAAGCTCATGTCTCCGGCGAAACTCCCGATCTCGAGGTCCACTTGCATCACTAccattcctcctggtttgagtCCGACTTCGTTTCTTGAGTCTCCTGTTCTTCTCTCCAACATCAAG gCAGAACCTTCTCCTACTACTGGTTCACTGTTCAAACCTCATGCAGTTCACGCTAACTCCAGCTCCTATACAGCAAGAACAATCCGTCATAATATCTTAGACGAGAAAAACTCCAACGAATCTTTTGAGTTTAGACCTCCTCCTGCATCCACTATG TTCTATGCAGAGCTAGTAGACAAGCAGAGAAG TTCAGCCACTGAAGCTGCATCTTCAAGTGAGATTAGCCCACAAAATGCTCTTCCTCATCAGACAACACCACCAGGCTCCGAGAGATCTGATCAAGATGAATCCAGAGGAAGTGCACCGTCTACATTGGCTGATGATGGATACAATTGGAGAAAATACGGTCAAAAGCACGTCAAGGGAAGTGAGTTTCCAAGGAGTTATTATAAATGCACGCATCCTAACTGTGAGGTTAAAAAGGTTTTCGAAAGGTCACACGAAGGGCAGATCACTGAGATTGTATACAAGGGGACTCATGACCATCCTAAACCTCAGCCTAGTCGCCGGAACTCAGGTGGTCTTGTTATGCCGGCACAAGAAGAAAGACTGGACAAGTGTTCTTCTCTCAATGGCCGAGATGGTAACTATACATACAACCTGTCTCCTCCTGTTGAACCAAACGGAAATGATGATGGTGGAGATCTTGCAAATAGGAATAACGATGACGTTGAGGACAATGATCCATTCTCAAAACGAAG GAAGGTGGATGGGGCGATGGAAGTAACTGCACTAGTGAAACCGATAAGAGAGCCACGAGTTGTTGTTCAAACTCTGAGTGAAGTTGACATATTGGATGATGGGTATAAGTGGCGTAAATACGGTCAGAAAGTTGTTCGAGGCAACCCTAATCCCAG GAGCTATTACAAATGCACGGCTACTGGATGCCCAGTGAGAAAACATGTGGAGAGAGCGTCACACGATCCAAAAGCTGTTATAACCACGTACGAAGGCAAACACAATCATGATGTACCGATGGTAAGGTCTAACAACAGCCACCATGAGTTGTTAGCGCCTAGATTCAGACCAGAAGAGACCACCAGCACAGTCAGCCTCCACTTGGGTGTTGGAATAGCATCTGGCTGTCCTGACCATACATCAAATGAGCATCCACATCAACAAAAGCCTGCTGGATTCATGTTTGTTCATGGACCTTCCATGGGATCATACTATGCTAATAGCTTGAACGTGAGATTGAATAATCAAATATAA